The proteins below are encoded in one region of Toxoplasma gondii ME49 chromosome IV, whole genome shotgun sequence:
- a CDS encoding MSP (Major sperm protein) domain-containing protein (encoded by transcript TGME49_318160~Predicted trans-membrane domain (TMHMM2.0):213-232) — translation MAGPLLRITPEKVIEFPVVLFSSSTVELHLENTADTFVAFKIKTTAPKSYLVRPSTGIIPRGGKEVVHIVLQPLSEEPTRPCSDRFLIQSTAVSSDAPLARDYWQTLDRERIEDTRLSVVYRTSGSSGDHVGGAGMSAAEGSGSSSRGGYGGASGSQGGSYSADLKSRYDQLVEYALALERHKDELVKENEALKAQLGRKGATQKSGGMGVFELWHIPVYIFIGVVIWYFFGRSAEITK, via the coding sequence ATGGCGGGACCGTTGCTGCGGATAACTCCCGAGAAGGTGATCGAGTTTCCGGTGGTTCTCTTCAGCTCGTCTACTGTCGAGTTGCACTTGGAGAACACTGCTGATACGTTCGTCGCATTCAAAATCAAGACCACAGCGCCAAAGAGCTACCTCGTGCGTCCATCGACAGGAATTATTCCGCGAGGGGGCAAGGAAGTTGTCCATATTGTCCTGCAGCCGCTCTCGGAAGAGCCGACGCGTCCGTGCAGCGACCGCTTCCTTATTCAGTCTACCGCTGTATCCTCGGACGCTCCGTTGGCTCGTGACTACTGGCAAACCCTAGATCGTGAGCGAATTGAAGACACACGTCTGTCTGTCGTCTACCGCACGAGTGGCTCTTCAGGTGACCATGTGGGCGGTGCCGGCATGAGCGCAGCCGAAGGAAGCGGCTCGTCCAGCCGCGGAGGGTATGGCGGCGCGAGTGGCAGCCAGGGCGGCAGCTATTCCGCGGATTTGAAGAGCCGCTACGACCAGCTGGTCGAATACGCCTTGGCATTGGAGCGACATAAAGACGAACTCgtgaaggagaacgaggcgcTTAAAGCCCAGCTCGGGCGCAAGGGCGCTACACAGAAAAGTGGCGGGATGGGTGTGTTCGAGCTCTGGCATATCCCCGTGTACATTTTCATCGGTGTCGTCATCTGGTATTTTTTTGGCAGGTCGGCGGAAATCACTAAGTAG
- a CDS encoding hypothetical protein (encoded by transcript TGME49_318170) — translation MAAHVILRRRGHPHGWFFFLPKTKSVSLSSPSTSPLICYGEPCSFPRFPCSLFSTRSSSAFAASAVVHSQGRQQSGFTGVLPQRKLPRAVLTDKCDDVSARTSSCRFFAHDAGSLFSFRSPREEAFKASGGGQTGRLMLKGDGDAVIHMSPAAVKRLTEIWAKRRETEALADAAASQTGSAAGRMGAIECDSPVSHGVYSGANRAASVVGVPGQQDGGSTPQHAKAKNAIFDAHVSPTRQCQQRADRGGRGSGDATIPQSETAQQQTVEVSSAAKGSTRSSGGAPRLGLLVRVISGGCSGYQYCFNLVGRKELLEFRQAGTHLFFRMASPHESLAIDGTGGLETVEGRDSSNELRENGWCVVVDKCSVPLLENSVVDYSDTLAASEFRIVNNEQAENVCSCGHSFAIKDDF, via the exons ATGGCCGCCCATGTTATTTTAAGGCGGAGAGGACACCCTCACGGCTGGTTTTTTTTCTTACCAAAAACTAAGTCGGTTTCCCTTTCATCTCCTTCCACATCCCCCCTTATCTGCTACGGTGAACCgtgttcctttcctcgttttccttgctCCCTTTTCTCTACTCGTTCGTCTTCGGCGTTTGCCGCTTCCGCAGTGGTGCATTCTCAGGGTAGGCAGCAGTCGGGTTTCACCGGTGTTCTTCCTCAAAGAAAACTACCGAGAGCAGTGTTGACGGACAAGTGCGATGATGTCTCCGCGAGAACCTCATCTTGTCGGTTTTTCGCGCATGACGCAGGatcgcttttctctttcaggTCACCTAGGGAGGAGGCTTTCAAGGCTTCGGGGGGCGGACAGACAGGCCGCCTGATGCTGAAAGGAGATGGCGATGCCGTTATCCACATGTCTCCAGCGGCGGTCAAGCGACTTACCGAGATTTGGGCtaaacgaagagaaacggaagcgcTGGCAGACGCCGCTGCCTCTCAAACCGGCAGTGCGGCAGGTAGAATGGGTGCTATAGAGTGTGACTCTCCAGTTTCACATGGTGTATATTCAGGTGCTAATCGGGCGGCGAGTGTGGTGGGGGTTCCAGGGCAGCAAGATGGAGGATCCACCCCTCAGCAtgcgaaggcgaaaaacgcCATTTTTGACGCACATGTGTCTCCTACACGGCAATGTCAGCAACGAGCAGACAGAGGGGGACGAGGCAGCGGAGACGCCACCATACCTCAGTCGGAGACAGCACAGCAGCAGACTGTGGAGGTTTCAAGCGCAGCCAAAGGTAGCACGCGTAGCAGTGGTGGAGCACCACGGCTGGGGCTTCTGGTTCGCGTCATTAGCGGCGGATGTTCAGGATACCAATACTGTTTCAACTTGGTTGGACGGAAAGAACTGCTCGAATTTCGGCAAGCAGGCACACATCT GTTCTTCCGGATGGCATCGCCACACGAAAGTCTGGCCATCGATGGAACAGGAGGACTCGAAACTGTTGAAGGCAGGGATTCGTCGAACGAGTTGAGAGAGAATGGTTGGTGCGTCGTTGTGGACAAGTGCAGTGTTCCTTTACTGGAAAATTCTGTGGTAGATTATTCCGACACACTTGCTGCGTCTGAGTTTCGCATCGTTAACAACGAACAAGCAGAGAATGTTTGCAGCTGCGGCCACTCTTTCGCCATAAAAGACGATTTTTAG